The Lolium rigidum isolate FL_2022 chromosome 1, APGP_CSIRO_Lrig_0.1, whole genome shotgun sequence region CCCGACCCGGCCGCAATCACTGACCACACTCTTTCTGCCCTCCACTCCCAGCTCACTCCTGATCCCCACCGCCCACCTCGGTTCCGCCATGGCCTACGGCGGCGGGAAGTCGGCCGTGGACGCCATCCTCGCGGAGGCGGCGGACCTCGTCGCGCTGGAGCAGATCGCGAGGCTCAACACGGCGCACCTCGACGACTCCGCCGCGCTGCCCTCCAGCCTCGAGTCCCGCTTCCGCAAGCTCAAgtccctccccgccgccgccgcccccgcaccCCCGCCCGCCAAGTACCTGGGCCGCAGCGTCaccgcgccgccgcagcaccgGGACGATCCTCCCGCCGACTCGCCTCCACTCGCGAACCATCCCGCGCGCAAGGATGACCAGAGCTCTCCGCCGCAGCCTCCTCCGAAGTCGACCGTCCCCGCGGTTccggaggaagacgacgaggacCTGGAGCGGCTGTTCGGGCCACGGCGCGGCCGCCCGACGCTGAAGGAGCGGAACCGgcggacggcctcctcctcctcctcctcccggtctCCCCCACCGCCGCGCCAGGCGTGCTGCTTCCCCTTCTCGCCCAAGAAGGCCCTGCAGAAGACCCCTGCCACTACCACCAGGAGCAGCAAGAAGAAGACCCACGCCGAAGGGTACACCGGCGACGTCCTCGGCGTCGACGCCGGCGAGTGGGGCGACGAGAACAGGCGGATGGTCACGGAGCTCAGGGAGCAGCAGCGGAAGATGAAGCAGGCGCTGGAGGAGCAGGTCGAGGTGAGCAGGGAGACGGCCAAGATGGCGCGCTGGGTCAAGCAGGCCTCCGCGCGCATGACGCACACCGATGCCATTGACGACCTGCTCAGCGAcctcgacgatgacgacgacgagctcAAGTGAACGGGAAATTCTGCTGCTTTGCTCGGCGTCTTCTTCTGGAGCTGTTGCTTTGGGGATTTTTAGGTTACAATGCATAGTAGTAGTTATAAGAGTTGAACTTCAGACAAAAGGGTATAAATTCTGATGTTTTTTCGTATGATATGAGCTGGACGAACATAGATAGATGTATGAAGCTACACTGTCAGTGTTTGTTCTTCTGCCCCTGTTTTCTTGGTCTAAATCTACAAGCCATAGCCACCATGACATGCACACACTTGCGACATATAATCTGCTTGCAAATAAATTCAGTACAGGTTGGGCACAAGTGGGGCTGCAAATAATTTGTAATTTGAGAAGAATGGCAATAGGACCTGACAGTTCAAAAGATTGGAACAAGAGCAATAGGACTTGACAATTCAAcagctcaaaaaaaaaacttgacaaTTCAAGAGATTGCAGTAACCAGACAAACACATGACAGTGACTGATCTAATTGATTGATAGAATTTCGAGTTTACAGCCTGTCTTGACAATTTAAAAGGTTAGAACAACAGCAAGGAGACTTAACAATTCAGAAGATTGTAGTACACAAACAAAGGACAGTGACGGGACTAATTGATTGATAGAATTTTGAGTTTACACTCCGTCGGCTGAGAGCAGAAGGAATGTAAAGtagagacaaaaaaaaagtagaaaATGGTTACAAAGAACCACCTTACTTGTCTGCTTCGAAAGACGATTGTTTACACAAGCTACCCTATAGTTAGGTGAAATAAGTGATATACAAGTCAATGCTCGGTACACCTAATATTGTCTTTATCGTTCAAACGATGCAATGCGGCCCAGGGAGAGGTAAAATGCATGCAACTTGCAAGCTCATGAGACACTTCACCATCTCCATGAATATTTGTATTCCTGTTTCACTATCATGAATTCAGGTATCTTCAAACTATTCCTAGTTCTGATGCCTGAAAGACTTCTGTAACTGTTTCCTTGACTGTGAGATCTGCACTCCAGTACAAAGGCAAGCGTATACCAGCTGATCCTACGCTGTAAATGAATGTAAATAGCATCCAGCTGtttgtttgcttgcttgcttACCTGCATTCTGGAGCCAGAAATGCATGCACCGAACCATATGGCCTTCTGCCCAGCCTCAAAAAATCCAGAGTCCAGCAACTAAGGAGCAATGGATGTCAGTTTTTGCCGGCTCATTATCATTGTACAACAGAGAACCTCCAATGGAGGAAATGCTAGAGGAGGTTTCTCCAGAATCCATGAATTTGTCATGAGTAATATGACGCAAAACACACCATGTGGATTAGAACCTCCTTTGTGCGCTGACTGTTGTCTCATGATCTGCCATTCAAAAGAGGGTTAAAGTATCAACTACCATTGTTGAGAAAACCATGTCCACAAATTTGAACTGAGAAAGTAATAAAAGAACATTTGCACAACTTCATGTTATGTTTCATATAAGTTGAGGCCAAATCTTACTTATTCTAAACAGGTACTATTTAAGTTATGTTCATCAAATTCAGCTGCAGACTATAAGTAAATCGAAAAATACAGTTGGAGCAACTTAGTGCAAAAGGACATCATACAGTGTTAAGAGATTAGGAGAACTATTTATATGCAAATTTCTGGACAAATTAAATCAGCTCACTCACGTTTACTCTTACAGGATACCCATCGAGGATGTGCAAGCAAAGAAGGGATACTTGAAGttatagacatttatatgtcaGGTGTCAGCCCACTACAGAGTTGCTGGGGGTTCCAATTTCAGTAAtctgcaaaaccatgcatcaaTCAATACATCCTCGAAAAGCAAGAGGACAACTGCAAATAAAACACTTACATCTCATCTGTTCCATTGTAACAGTGGCATCATGCAACATTTCTCTAGCTTTTCTATCAGGGGTACAACCAGCGCGCTCCATTTCATTATATACTTCCAAAACCTATTCAAGAAAATGAACAAAACTATTTCAAGCTCGTCAAATTATTCAGGTACAAAGATGGCATCAAGCAACATTTCTCCAGCTTTTCTATCTGGGGGACAACCAGTGTGCTCCATTTCATTATATACCTCCGAATACTATTCAAGAAAATGACCAAAACTATTTCAAGCTTGTCAAATTATTCAGGTTGAAAGATAGCTGCAATGTTTCAAAGTCTCAATTATATAATTTTCGAAAAACAATCTGCATGGAAAATCCCTAAAGCATAAATAGGACCCTATATTTGAATTTCAGGATAATAAAATCTTCATTCTTTAAGGAGAGTTGCATGCCATTAAAAAGAACCTCTTTTACCGTTACAGTTAAGACTGGAAAACATCATAATTTTTACCAACAGAGAAGGTTTTCTTTGTGCCACTACTCAGCCTAGAGCCTTGAGCATTAGTAATGGAGAGTAGATATACAGCCGGAGAACCTTTTCAAATCTTTTTACTCTCATGAAAGCCTTCATAAGTGTAGTGTAAGTCACAACATCTGGGCTCATACCCTGAGAAAGAACAAGCACTGGTAAAAGACAGTGCAAAGAAAGAATCATGGCACCCAAAGAAGAATTTCATAAAAATAACAACATGTTCATTCAGGAGAAAGTACATACACTGTCCTTGATATGCTGGAATACAGCTAGTGCCTCCAAATGCCTTCCAGCAGTACTAAATGCGTTGATTAACAAATTCAGCATAACAAGATTCGGCTCAATTCCTTCTGCCTCCATTAACTGAAGAACACATACAGTTTGTTCACACAAACCCTGAAAAGTGATAGCCATACGAACATGATGCTCACAAGCCGAAAAGTACAGATGGATATTGATGGTTTTGAAACCATTAAGCTTCTTCTTAAGGAGAAGGGGACTAAACTAACAAAGTTAGAATAATAATTCATGTACTGCAGTTTCAATCCAAATTCTGGGTGAGCTAAGCTAACCAAGGTGGAAGAATAATTCATGTAAATTGTCTCGCTGATGATTATAGGTAACACAACATGCAGAAATTACATCAAGAATCTCAAGTCCTGAGGGGCCAAGAGATATTGATGTTAATGAAACCCATTAAACTTCTTCAGTACGAGAACAAAACTACTACGTCAGAAATATTTGAAGGTTTCTATATCATTTACAAACATTAAGTAGCAAGTATGCCAAATTAGTTGCTCTTGGGCAATCCCGGTTTAGACATAGTGCTAAACTACATGAAGAAAAAGAGGAACTTCCTGCAGGTCGGCTCATTTATGATTTTGGGATAAACCAAAAAGCTATATCAACGTAGCAAATGTAACTATTTGTCATCGCAGTTTTATTACTTTGATGTAACACATTTGAACAAAAAAGTTTGAACTTCTAGGGAATCATTGCTTGATTTTAATTATACCAAATCTAGAGCTGCAGTTTGTTATATTAATTGTTTTAGGATCATTGTTTTGACAGGAAAATTCAGCATGCGCTGGAAAAACTTATAACGACACCATTGAACATTCAGTTATGCAAAGCTGATTTCCTCCATGTCCAGCAGAACTAACCTGTTGAGCATAAGCATTCGCCAGGACACAGAAGATGCTAGGAGTAAGCTGCAGTTTTTCAGCTTTCAGAGCAGCTACACACTCGCGGGCATCACGAAAAAGGCCATACTGCCCGTAAATGTCGACCAAAACTGCATACACCGCACCGCTGTCCTTGAACCCTCGATTCCTCATTTTATCAAACAGCCTCTTGAGCTCGTCCCACTTGCCTTGCTCCCCCAACCTGCTGATGATCGTGATGAAGATCTTGGGGTCAGGGTACATCCCTTCCTCCTGCATCGCCGCGAAGTACCGCAGCGCGCGCTTCATGTTCCCGACCCGACAATGCCACCGGATCAGAGCATTCCAGGTAGCAATGTCCGGCTTGATCCCCTCGGCGCGCATTTTCTCGAACACCCTGCGCGCGTCGGCCAGCTGCCCGTACTTGCCGAAGGTGTCGATCAGGCCGTTGTAGATCTTGACGTCGAGCTCCACGCCGACCTCCTGCATCTCCAAGACGAGGTCCGTGGCCTTCTTCCACATGCCGTTGTCCCGGTAGAGCCGCACCAGCGCGCTGTACCCGGCGGTGCCGAGCCGGATGCCCCGCCGCCTCATCTCGCCGAGCACCCACCACGAGTCCTCGAGGCGGCCGGCCCGCGCGTACGCGTCGAGGAGGAGCGTGTAGGTGTGGCGGTTCCGTGGCACCCCGTCGTCGGCCATCTGGAGGAGCAGGCGGTCGGCGAGGCGGAGGTGCGCCCGGGCCAGGAGGCCCTCCAGGAGCGCGTTGTAGTGCGCGGCGTCGGGGAGGGAGGCTCCGAGGTGGCGCATctcgaggaggagcgcctcggCCTCGAGCGTGCGGCCGGCGCGGGATAGAGCACGGATGAGGCGCGCgtaggcggcggcgctggcgcgCATCCCCGCCGCCTGCATgtccgcgaggaggcggagggagCGGGCGATGTCGGAGCCCGCGTGGGGCTGGATGTCGCGGTCGTAGGACTCCCACGGCCGCTCCTGGTGCTCGTCGTTTGCCGCGGTGGTGCAGCAGGCGACGGCGGTGGTGAAGCCGCCGCGCCGGCATCTGCGAATGGGAGGCAGACGCTGTAGCGGAGGAAGAAGCTGGAGCGGCGGGTGCGAGTGGCGGTGTACGAGGTAGTGGGCGTCCATGGTCATGGAGAtttgagcgcggcggcggcgcgcgctggCTCACCGTCGTTGTTGGGAGCTGCGTGGAAGCTGGAAAGGAATGGATGGGAGAGAAACAGTGACCGGAAGCGTAAAGCTGCTATCGTTATCAGAGAGGACACGAAACGACGCTGAATACGAATACGGACAACCCGTAAACTCATCTGGTTGGCGGGTTTCTTGGTGTTAGCATTTCGAAATAGTCTTTCCTCCCGCTTTGTACATAAAGCGACCTCGCCCCACTTTATAAATAGAGAAATCACAAACTTGCTCAACaattaagaaaaaaaaatgataaacgttCAAAAGCGTGATGACGTCAACAAGCGAGACATGCGCCATTGCATCCTCCAAACTTGTCCCACCGCCATGTTTATGACCCACGGACCACCAAGGCAACAACTTCGCCAAGGAATGCGATCTTGGCACGTCTTTGCTATCCAGACCAACAAGCTAGTTTAGGGTTTCCCTCACACTCAAAAGAAAAGTGTAGTGTAGGCATGGGTGGAGCGCCTTGGAGGTGGAACTGGACGACAACCCCTCCTTCCAAAAGCCCAACCCACAAAATCTGTTACATACTACACTACTCCACTGCGCAGTTTCTGTACTTGCCAATCAAGCAAAACGCAACAAGGAGAAAGAGACCTGACACCCAATTTGTAGTGCCCAACTTAATAGTTGTAGGCTATCCTCTGATCGTGCAGTGTCCAATTTAATAGTGGTGGGCTATTTTTTTCTCTTAACCTTGAGGCTTTGTTCATCGACTTACTCTTCATGTGCTGGACATCGGTGGATGATGGGTTAGCTCATCCTCTTTTATTACAAATTATTTACAAGTGTAAGTGTGTTGAGGTTGGTGCATTCTCAGCATCTCTGTCGATGCGTGCAAAGGTCGTGCACTTCTGCTGATGGGCCACCTCTGTTTGGTGGGTTGATGCCCGTTTGCCTCCATGCTCCCAATCTCTCCTCCGACCTGGCAAATCCTATAggtaaatcctatacaccgatatTCTCAGAATTTTGAGCGAATGTGGGATTTAACATGGTGCTGACACGGTCTACACATAAATAGTTTGGTTAATGTGAATTCTTTCTTGTGTATCATTCGGGTGTTGTGTAGCAATTTGAAGGGGTCTCGGGTTTCTGTGGTGGGCTTCATTGGTTTTCGCTGGTGTCCCTAGGTGATCCTTGTAGTGTGGCTTTTGCTGTTTGCTGCAGGCCCCGCCATTGTCCTCACATTCTGCTTGGTCAAAAGCTCTATGCCCAAAAAGCTCAATGTGTGGCTTCATCTCCACCTAGGAGCTTTCTTTCGCTTTGTCTCCGACACGTACACCATCTCCCAAATCTTCTCCACGGTTTCCTCCTCACATTCATCCTCTCTCACCGCAATGGAGAGCAGTATCTCTGGAGGAGAGTAGCTGGCGAGAGACGAGCGGCACTGGCGCGATAAGCTGGTGGGTGCTAGAGGAGAGGGCACCACTATTACTGGAGACGAGTAGCTAGGAAGGAGCGACACCGACAGAAGAAGCAGGTGGGTCGACCTTGACATTCCCCTGCACTGCCATCCTTCCTGCCATAACCCCCCCCCCCTTAATTCCCCTTCCCCTTCGTGTACGCCATGGAGATCGTCCAGTGTTGCCACAAGCGGTGTGCCCCTGCCTTCGCGCTCAAGTTCGACTTCAACAAAGCTTTTGACTCGAACAACTGGAGCAGCCTGCGCGCGATCATGCGTGTGCGCGGCTTCCTGTAACataccaaattttaaaacaaagagaaaatgaatttcactttttccaaattttggaaccaacaaaaacttttattaaattaagatggatacatagagatcttgtttaattcttgtgttatCGCCATGAttgtttgcttattacattgaacataattccaaaaccctaaacctcacccctcttctcaccatccattaaaacccaaataaaaagaaatgaaattaaataagaaaaaggcctatgtgcctatgactatttttgtgaaacttctAATTAGACCTTTCTAAAAAAATttgatgttttgaaaacatcaacaaacttcatctagtacttccccaatcaaaaccaaggtgaaacaaaaagaaataaaagaaaattaaacCTATGCATAagaagcatatgtggcacttagccattttatcaaatcttgtcctatgactctaaaccttgatcaATTGGTGTGGAAccctctctaaacctaatctcacactaagttgaccctaacccatgctcaAGTAGAGCAAGAgaagcaaaatagaagaataagccaaaTTGGaaaatcacctcttatgtgtttatggccacttttgcaaatctttgagctagaccactttgaatggtttcaatggtttggaaatgttcctaaactaataagaatcactttagagtcaagaaaagtcaaatcaaatggagagaaaccaAATaatgagaaaatcccaatttcacgcACATACACATATGGTCAATTttgcaaatcatcaccaaaggccgccattgcttgatctattgcttggagaatacttctagatgataaacaaacacaaatgcatcaaagaaaccagaatcaaatccaagaaaatctcaaaacccaacatacatgtgataatggtccattttggattttataaaatgttcactactttaccccctggctttgacttttcttcaaaccaaacttggtcaaccattgccatgtcatccaagaccatgtcaaggtgaaattttttgatgttgaccattaaggttgactctgcctaggttgaccagaatagagatgCCAAGTGGAGACATTGAATTAAAAAGAAGATCACCTcatttttgaaattttgcaaaccttcaccaaattgaccaccaccaccatcattctACCTCTTTAAATATATGAATGAGATgcaccaaaaagattttcaaaattcaaacaaaaatctcttgcggccattgtgtcgaacaggttGTGTGCACCATTTCTACCAACTACACACACTCAAAAATCCAGCAAATTATGGCCCAAACCATCAAGCTTTGCTCAGCATTGGTCCTCTCCTACACCCCTTGCATCACTCCAGTACCAGAAACATCGTTGTTGGTACAAAATCATCAAGAACTATGTCATGCCAATCATGGCATGACACACCTACTTGCTCCTTCTCTTTCTCCTCAAAACCACCGTGCCAAACCATGTCCTGGAGATGCACTTTTCACTGCTGATCACATTGGACAAGGTCCCGAGCCAGGAGGAAGCCGACACACGCCAGGCCCTGACGTGGTCACCACGCTCGAGCTCGCCAGCGTGCGCATCGGCATGGTTCTGGACGCGTCAGTCCACCCGCTCGCCCTCGTCACCCCGTCCTCCTCTCGCTCCCTTTCAGCACCCAACTACCCTCCTCGACGTCAGCAACCCCGTAGACACTCCCAATTGGCTGCGGACCAGCCGTGGAAGACGCCATCGTCGGCGATCGTCCGCCACAGTACCTTAGtacacgatgacgacgacgacgctcccgTGCCCCATTTTCAGCTCCATGACGCGCGTCGTGATCGCCTCGATGTCGCCAACACCTCCCTGGCGTCGCTTTGCCCGTTCAGCCACCATAGAGTCGCCTCCCTCCTCAACCTGAGCCGCCCCCACGGTCACCTCgcgagcctataaaaggaggacgatcCCGCCTCCATTTCTCACACCAATCGACTTCACACCTCTCTCTGATCCTCCTCCACCCCTTATCTCGCCACATTGCCGCCGGTACATCCTCAATTGCTTGCTCAAGCCCGCGGCGGAGCTGCAGAGCGCGCCGTTGAGTTCGTCCACCCCAGCTCCgctcactgatacgtccaatttgcatcactattttgtatcataatttgctgttattcattgatatatttcatattgggacacaatacttatgttatttcatctattttgcatgtttcatcattattggaggatcaagcaccggagccgggattctgctggaaaaagcaccgtcgaacgcaatatttcggaagatcgatcgtggaaggaaatttcacgtaaattcctatttttccggatgacggagggagccggaagggggagaagaggggagccaaggtgggcccggaccacgggccggcgcggcccatggctcggccgcgccacccgtggtgtgggggccccacagcccctctcgcctccttttcttcgcgtactccttcgtcccgaaaacctaagccacgagagaggacctcacgaagggttacggccgcctcgcggggcggagaacaccagagagaaaagagctctccggcgggcgggaatccgccgggaaattccctcccggagggggaaatcgacgccatcgccatcgtcatcgagctggacatcatctccatcatcatcatcatcatcatctccaccatatacaccgccatcaccaccgctgcacctcgtcaccgctgtaacaatttgggttggatcttgattgtttgataggggaaactctcccggtgttattctctacttgttgtagatgctattgagtgaaaccattgaaccaaggtttatgttcagattgttattcatcatcatatcacctctgattgtattccatatgatgtcccgtgagtagttcgtttagttcttgaggacatgggtgaagtctaaatgctagtagtgaattatggttgagtaatattcaatgttatgatatttaagttgtggtgtcattcttctagtggtgtcgtgtgaacgtcgactacacgacacttcaccatttatgggcctaggggagtgcatcttgtattcggttgctaattgcggggttgccggagtgacgaaacccgaacccccgttagtatatcgatgcaagagggatcgcgggatctcgagtttaaggtcgtggttagatttatcttaattactttcttgtagttgcggatgcttgcaaggggtataatcacaagtatgtattagtcctaggaagggcggtgcattagcataggttcacccacacaacacttatcaaaacaatgaagattatttagctacatgaagcgaaagcactagactaaaatccccgtgtgtcctcaagaacgcttggtcattataagtaaacaaaccagcttgtcctttgtgccaaaaaggattgggccactcgctgcaattatttctctcgcattttacttactcgtactttattcatctattacatcaaaaccccttgaatacttgtttgtgagcatttacgagtgaatccttcatcgaaactcgctgccaacaccttctcgctcctcgttgggatcgacattcttacttatcgaagatact contains the following coding sequences:
- the LOC124684064 gene encoding wiskott-Aldrich syndrome protein homolog 1-like, whose translation is MAYGGGKSAVDAILAEAADLVALEQIARLNTAHLDDSAALPSSLESRFRKLKSLPAAAAPAPPPAKYLGRSVTAPPQHRDDPPADSPPLANHPARKDDQSSPPQPPPKSTVPAVPEEDDEDLERLFGPRRGRPTLKERNRRTASSSSSSRSPPPPRQACCFPFSPKKALQKTPATTTRSSKKKTHAEGYTGDVLGVDAGEWGDENRRMVTELREQQRKMKQALEEQVEVSRETAKMARWVKQASARMTHTDAIDDLLSDLDDDDDELK
- the LOC124684065 gene encoding pentatricopeptide repeat-containing protein At5g42310, chloroplastic-like, with translation MDAHYLVHRHSHPPLQLLPPLQRLPPIRRCRRGGFTTAVACCTTAANDEHQERPWESYDRDIQPHAGSDIARSLRLLADMQAAGMRASAAAYARLIRALSRAGRTLEAEALLLEMRHLGASLPDAAHYNALLEGLLARAHLRLADRLLLQMADDGVPRNRHTYTLLLDAYARAGRLEDSWWVLGEMRRRGIRLGTAGYSALVRLYRDNGMWKKATDLVLEMQEVGVELDVKIYNGLIDTFGKYGQLADARRVFEKMRAEGIKPDIATWNALIRWHCRVGNMKRALRYFAAMQEEGMYPDPKIFITIISRLGEQGKWDELKRLFDKMRNRGFKDSGAVYAVLVDIYGQYGLFRDARECVAALKAEKLQLTPSIFCVLANAYAQQGLCEQTVCVLQLMEAEGIEPNLVMLNLLINAFSTAGRHLEALAVFQHIKDSGMSPDVVTYTTLMKAFMRVKRFEKVLEVYNEMERAGCTPDRKAREMLHDATVTMEQMRYY